The window TCTGCCGGAAACAGGAAGCCCATCAGGCCGGCTTGCTGCATGGCGACCGCTTGCTGCGGAAAAGCTTGGATGTCTTGCGGGTGCTGCTCCCACTGTTCGACCGTCGGATTTTTCAGCGCGCGCAGCGTCTTGCCGGTCCAGCAGCGCGAAACGATCGTATCGCTTTCGTTGGCGCGGAGGATGGCATCCTTATAGCTAGCCGCTCCGCGTGCTTCGGAACAGGCGACGAACCGCGTGCCCACCCACACGCCTTCACAACCTAGCGCCATGGCGGCGACGATGCCGCGCCCGTCGAAAATACCGCCGGCGGCAATGACGGGAACCTTCACGTTGTCGACAACCTGCGGCCACAGCGCCATCGCGCCCACATGGCCCGTATGGCCTCCCCCTTCGGTCCCTTGAGCGATAACGGCATCGCAGCCGGCCTGCTCGGCCAGGATCGCATGGCGCACTGTTCCACAGACATTGAATACCAATACACCCGCGTCATGGCACATCTGGATGACGCGCGTCGGCAGCCCCAGGCCGGCGATGAAGCAGCTGGCTCCGCCGTCGATGATCCGGCGTGCTTCCTCTTCGGGCTTGTCCGTGATGGGGGTCAGCAAATCAACGCCGAACGGCTTACTCGTCAGCTTGCGCACTTTCGCAATTTCGGCGGACATTTCGTCAATGCTCATGCTACCGGCGCCTAGTACGCCATAGGCACCTGCTTCTGACACGGCAGCGACCAATTCGGCGTACGAAACGCCCGCCATGCCGGCCAACATGATCGGATGCTTGATCTTCAAGATTTCGGTCAGGCGTGTGGCGAGCACGTGAAAACTCCCGAATGTAAAAAGTCCAGCAAAAACAGCCGCCGCAAGGAAATGGCGATTATAGAGGACCGGCGCCGCGAACTGCAAAGAATCGGAATAGCCGCCTCGTCGTACG is drawn from Pirellulales bacterium and contains these coding sequences:
- a CDS encoding nitronate monooxygenase yields the protein MLATRLTEILKIKHPIMLAGMAGVSYAELVAAVSEAGAYGVLGAGSMSIDEMSAEIAKVRKLTSKPFGVDLLTPITDKPEEEARRIIDGGASCFIAGLGLPTRVIQMCHDAGVLVFNVCGTVRHAILAEQAGCDAVIAQGTEGGGHTGHVGAMALWPQVVDNVKVPVIAAGGIFDGRGIVAAMALGCEGVWVGTRFVACSEARGAASYKDAILRANESDTIVSRCWTGKTLRALKNPTVEQWEQHPQDIQAFPQQAVAMQQAGLMGFLFPADAERDPHLSCFPAGQGCGGITRIESCRQIIDGMIAQAEEVLAAGVVPRSASAAAAKV